Proteins found in one Rhodovulum sp. MB263 genomic segment:
- a CDS encoding cold-shock protein translates to MDKDSDTALRVEGRVKWFDPTKGFGFVVTDEGGPDILLHANVLRNFGQNSVSDGAGIELVVHRTARGLQATEVLRIEPPVSPGAPALEDAMHLTAEEVAALPLEPARVKWFDKAKGFGFANVFGRDDDVFIHIEVLRRSGLADLQPGEAIAVRVTRGQRGRLAISVGPWESALGPGGASAG, encoded by the coding sequence ATGGACAAGGACAGCGACACGGCGTTGCGCGTCGAAGGGCGTGTTAAATGGTTCGATCCGACAAAAGGCTTTGGTTTTGTCGTGACGGACGAAGGCGGGCCCGACATTCTGCTGCATGCCAATGTATTGCGGAATTTCGGGCAGAACTCGGTCTCGGACGGGGCCGGAATCGAGCTCGTGGTACACAGGACGGCACGGGGCCTGCAGGCGACAGAGGTGCTCAGGATAGAGCCTCCGGTTTCGCCCGGGGCCCCGGCGCTCGAGGATGCCATGCATCTGACCGCCGAAGAGGTGGCGGCATTGCCGTTGGAACCTGCGCGGGTTAAATGGTTCGACAAGGCCAAGGGCTTCGGTTTTGCCAATGTCTTCGGTCGCGACGACGACGTGTTCATACATATCGAGGTGCTGCGGCGGTCGGGGCTGGCCGATCTGCAGCCGGGCGAGGCCATCGCGGTGCGGGTCACCAGGGGCCAGCGCGGACGCCTCGCGATATCGGTGGGTCCATGGGAAAGTGCGCTCGGGCCGGGCGGAGCATCGGCTGGATGA
- the pdxH gene encoding pyridoxamine 5'-phosphate oxidase yields the protein MTDREGIFAGDDPFAIARSWLAEAEKTEPNDPNAIALATVDGQGLPNVRMVLLKEIEDDAFVFYTNYESAKAGEIVLTNKAAFVLHWKSLRRQVRVRGVAEKEDGKKADAYYSSRALKSRLGAWASRQSRPLASRGELMAEVAMVTARRGTAPARPPFWGGFRIRPLEIEFWADGAFRLHDRFRWCRDTLDGEWRINRLYP from the coding sequence ATGACCGACCGAGAGGGCATATTCGCAGGCGACGATCCGTTCGCGATCGCGCGGAGCTGGCTTGCCGAGGCAGAGAAGACCGAACCGAACGACCCCAATGCCATCGCGCTTGCGACGGTCGACGGGCAGGGCCTGCCGAATGTGAGAATGGTTCTGTTGAAAGAGATCGAGGACGATGCATTCGTGTTCTATACGAATTACGAAAGTGCAAAGGCGGGTGAAATTGTCCTAACGAATAAAGCGGCCTTCGTGTTACACTGGAAATCTCTCAGGCGACAGGTTCGGGTTCGTGGCGTTGCTGAAAAGGAAGATGGTAAAAAGGCCGATGCCTATTATTCTTCCCGGGCCCTTAAAAGCAGACTTGGAGCCTGGGCTTCGCGACAATCCCGCCCTCTGGCGTCGAGGGGCGAATTGATGGCGGAGGTGGCAATGGTGACCGCGCGGCGCGGAACAGCGCCCGCGCGGCCGCCTTTCTGGGGCGGTTTCCGGATACGGCCTCTCGAAATCGAATTCTGGGCAGATGGGGCATTTCGCCTGCATGACCGCTTTCGCTGGTGCAGAGATACACTTGACGGAGAGTGGAGAATCAACAGACTCTACCCTTGA
- the fabI gene encoding enoyl-ACP reductase FabI: MSTKLMEGKRGLIMGLANDKSIAWGIARQCAEAGAELAFSYQGEALKKRVMPLAESLGSDIVLECDVASEESLDGLFSALEARWGRLDFIVHAIGFSDKNELRGRYVDTSRSNFLMSMDISVYSFTAAVQRAARMMTEGGAALTLTYYGAERVMPHYNVMGVAKAALEASVRYMAEDLGKDGIRVNAISAGPIKTLAASGIGDFRYILKWNELNSPLRRNVTQEEVGKSALYLLSDLGSAVTGEVHHVDAGYHSVGMKAVDAPDIDAVTGRKDS; this comes from the coding sequence ATGTCGACAAAACTGATGGAGGGCAAGCGGGGCCTGATCATGGGCCTTGCCAATGACAAGTCCATCGCCTGGGGAATCGCGCGCCAATGCGCCGAAGCCGGGGCGGAGTTGGCTTTTTCCTACCAGGGCGAGGCGCTTAAGAAGCGCGTGATGCCCCTGGCCGAGAGCCTGGGCAGCGATATCGTGCTGGAATGCGACGTCGCCAGCGAAGAGTCGCTCGACGGCCTCTTCTCGGCGCTCGAGGCCCGTTGGGGCCGGCTCGATTTCATCGTCCACGCCATCGGCTTCTCGGACAAGAACGAGCTGCGCGGCCGCTATGTCGACACCTCGCGGTCGAACTTCCTGATGTCGATGGACATTTCCGTATATTCCTTCACCGCCGCCGTGCAGCGCGCGGCCCGGATGATGACCGAGGGCGGCGCGGCGCTGACGCTGACCTATTACGGCGCCGAGCGGGTCATGCCTCACTATAATGTGATGGGCGTCGCCAAGGCGGCCCTCGAGGCCTCGGTCCGTTACATGGCCGAAGACCTCGGCAAGGACGGAATTCGGGTCAATGCCATTTCCGCCGGACCGATCAAGACTTTGGCGGCCAGCGGCATCGGCGATTTCCGCTACATTCTGAAATGGAATGAATTGAATTCGCCCTTGCGGCGCAATGTCACCCAGGAAGAGGTCGGGAAATCGGCACTGTATCTTCTGTCCGATCTGGGCAGCGCGGTGACCGGCGAGGTGCACCATGTCGATGCCGGCTATCACAGCGTCGGCATGAAAGCCGTCGACGCACCCGATATCGACGCGGTCACCGGGCGCAAGGACAGCTGA
- the gpt gene encoding xanthine phosphoribosyltransferase, which translates to MDPDRLPHEKGFHVSWDQLHRDARALAWRLDGQGPDNGAWRAVVAITRGGMAPAMIVSRELDIRMVDTISVKSYNHQAQSAPVIIKMPDRELVGDGTGVVIVDDLVDTGRTLEVVRATMPKAHVATVYAKPKGKPQVDTYITEVSQDTWIFFPWDMALQYVKPYRAGE; encoded by the coding sequence ATGGACCCCGACCGCCTGCCTCACGAGAAAGGCTTCCATGTCAGCTGGGACCAGCTGCACCGCGACGCGCGGGCGCTGGCCTGGAGGCTCGACGGACAGGGTCCCGATAACGGTGCCTGGCGCGCAGTGGTCGCGATCACCCGCGGCGGCATGGCCCCGGCGATGATCGTCTCGCGCGAGCTCGACATCCGCATGGTCGATACGATCTCTGTCAAGTCCTACAACCACCAGGCCCAGAGCGCCCCGGTCATCATCAAGATGCCCGATCGCGAGCTGGTCGGCGACGGCACCGGCGTGGTCATCGTCGACGATCTGGTGGATACCGGGCGCACCCTCGAAGTGGTGCGGGCGACCATGCCCAAGGCCCATGTCGCCACCGTCTATGCCAAGCCCAAGGGCAAGCCGCAGGTCGACACCTATATCACCGAGGTGAGCCAGGACACCTGGATCTTCTTCCCCTGGGACATGGCGCTTCAATACGTCAAGCCCTACCGCGCCGGAGAATAG